A stretch of Equus caballus isolate H_3958 breed thoroughbred chromosome 11, TB-T2T, whole genome shotgun sequence DNA encodes these proteins:
- the MRPL38 gene encoding large ribosomal subunit protein mL38: protein MAAPWWRAVLYGGRRWRGFSTSAALSRRTAPLGPMPNEDIDVSNLERLEKYRSFDRYRRRAEQEARAPHWWRTYWEHFGEKSDPKEKIDIGLPPPKVCRTQQLLERKRVLRELRASVEEERAARLRTASIPLEAVRAEWERTCGPYHKQRLAEYYGLYRDLFHGATFVPRVALHVAYAVGEDDLMPVYHGNEVTPTEAAQAPEVTYEADEGSMWTLLLTNLDGHLLEPDAEYVHWLVTNIPGNRVVEGQETCPYLPPFPARGSGFHRFAFLLFKQDKPIDFSSDTRPSPCYQLAQRTFHTFDFYKKHQEAMTPAGLAFFQCRWDDSVTHIFHQLLDMREPVFEFVRPPSYHPKQKRFPHRQPLRYLDRYRDSHEPTYGIY, encoded by the exons ATGGCGGCGCCCTGGTGGCGAGCCGTGCTGTACGGAGGTCGGAGGTGGCGGGGCTTCAGCACCTCGG CCGCCCTGAGCCGCCGGACCGCTCCTCTGGGGCCGATGCCCAACGAGGACATCGATGTGAGCAACCTGGAGCGGCTGGAGAAGTACCGCAGCTTCGACCGCTACCGGCGCCGGGCGGAGCAGGAGGCGCGGGCCCCGCACTGGTGGCGGACCTACTGGGAGCATTTCGGGGAGAAGTCAG ATCCCAAAGAAAAGATTGACATTGGGCTGCCCCCGCCCAAGGTCTGCCGGACCCAACAGCTGCTGGAGCGGAAACGGGTCCTCCGGGAGCTGCGGGCCAGTGTGGAGGAGGAGCGGGCGGCCCGCCTCCGCACAG CGAGCATCCCACTGGAGGCTGTGCGGGCCGAATGGGAGAGGACCTGTGGCCCCTACCACAAGCAGCGTTTGGCTGAATACTACGGCCTCTATCGGGACCTGTTCCACGGCGCCACCTTTGTACCCCGAGTTGCCTTGCATGTGGCGTATGCTGTGGGTGAGGATGACTTGATGCCTGTGTACCATGGCAATGAGGTCACTCCAACTGAG GCTGCCCAGGCCCCAGAGGTGACCTATGAGGCAGACGAGGGCTCCATGTGGACGCTGCTGCTCACCAACTTGG ATGGACACCTGCTGGAACCGGATGCCGAGTACGTCCACTGGCTGGT AACCAACATCCCAGGCAACAGGGTGGTTGAAGGACAGGAGACATGTCCCTACCTCCCCCCCTTCCCTGCTCGAGGCTCTGGCTTCCACCGCTTTGCCTTCCTACTCTTCAAGCAGGACAAGCCAATCGACTTCTCCAGCGACACCCGGCCTTCACCCTG CTACCAGCTTGCCCAGCGGACCTTCCATACTTTTGATTTCTACAAGAAGCACCAGGAAGCCATGACTCCAGCTGGCCTGGCCTTCTTCCAGTGCCGCTGGGATGACTCAGTCACCCACATCTTCCACCAGCTTCTGG ACATGCGGGAGCCTGTGTTTGAGTTTGTGCGGCCACCCTCTTACCACCCCAAGCAGAAGCGCTTCCCCCACCGGCAGCCCCTGCGCTACCTGGACCGGTACAGAGACAGTCACGAACCCACTTACGGCATCTACTGA
- the TRIM65 gene encoding E3 ubiquitin-protein ligase TRIM65 isoform X2: protein MDAQEVEDKLTCAICLEVYRDPATLPCGHNFCGACIRDWGRSEKACPECREPFPDGAPLRRNMALSGVIEVLRAAPGPGPAPDPRPPAPAARCPRHGRPLELFCRTEGRCVCSACTVRECRLHERALLDAERREREAQLRAMLEVTQQQTTQAESQLQELQQRSSQIQRSACTLASVVSGKFSCLLQALEMRRAVALKDIEVAKTQALTQALDEEQRLQGRLEALACRDRRIRDLLEQLDDRTFLQESQLLAPLGPPGPLTPPQWDEDQQLGGLKELLSQLSGLLLDKGGHPRVLAEAADLGHVDYRNLTFDPDSANHYLHLSRQDQQVKHHRKPRGPAGPDSFQLWQVQCAQSFQAGRHYWEVRTSNHSVTLGVTYPELMRRKLGPQTDNIGRGSSSWGLCIQEDGAQAWHNGEAQRLPGVSGKLLGVDLDLASGCLTFYSLDPETQPLYTFHAVFTRPLYPVFWLLEGRTLTLCHRPEAKLPPGLQEDASGLS from the exons ATGGACGCGCAGGAGGTGGAGGACAAGCTGACCTGCGCCATCTGCCTGGAGGTCTACCGGGACCCGGCGACGCTGCCCTGCGGCCACAACTTCTGCGGGGCCTGCATCCGGGACTGGGGCCGCAGCGAGAAGGCGTGCCCCGAGTGCCGGGAGCCCTTCCCGGACGGCGCGCCGCTGCGCCGCAACATGGCGCTGAGCGGCGTGATCGAGGTGCTGCGCGCCGCGCCCGGCCCGGGCCCGGCCCCCgacccccggcccccggcccccgcggCGCGCTGCCCCCGGCACGGGCGGCCGCTCGAGCTCTTCTGCCGCACCGAGGGCCGCTGCGTGTGCAGCGCGTGCACCGTGCGCGAGTGTCGCCTCCACGAGCGGGCACTGCTGGACGCCGAGCGCCGGGAGCGCGAG GCCCAGTTGAGAGCCATGCTGGAGGTCACCCAGCAGCAGACCACCCAGGCTGAGAGCCAGCTACAGGAGCTGCAGCAACGAAGCAGCCAGATCCAG AGATCGGCCTGCACACTAGCCTCTGTGGTCTCTGGCAAGTTCAGCTGCCTGCTGCAAGCCCTGGAGATGCGGCGGGCTGTGGCACTGAAGGACATCGAGGTGGCCAAGACACAGGCACTGACGCAGGCCCTGGATGAGGAGCAGCGACTGCAGGGCCGCCTGGAGGCCCTGGCTTGCCGTGACCGCAGGATCCGGGACCTCCTGGAGCAGTTGGATGACAGGACCTTCCTCCAG GAATCTCAGCTCCTGGCACCTCTGGGGCCTCCCGGGCCACTGACTCCTCCGCAGTGGGACGAAGATCAGCAGTTGGGTGGTCTGAAGGAGTTGCTCAGCCAGTTGAGTGGCCTCCTCCTGGACAAGGGAGGCCACCCCCGGGTGCTCGCTGAGGCTGCTGACTTGGGCCACGTGG ATTATCGCAATCTGACCTTCGACCCAGACAGCGCCAACCACTACCTCCACCTGTCTCGGCAGGACCAGCAGGTGAAGCACCATCGAAAGCCCCGGGGCCCAGCTGGGCCAGACAGCTTCCAGCTCTGGCAGGTGCAGTGTGCCCAGAGCTTCCAGGCTGGGCGGCACTACTGGGAGGTGCGCACATCTAACCACTCAGTAACCCTGGGTGTCACCTACCCAGAACTGATGCGACGCAAGCTGGGGCCCCAAACAGACAACATCGGCCGAGGGTCCAGCTCCTGGGGGCTGTGCATTCAGGAGGATGGTGCCCAGGCCTGGCACAATGGGGAGGCCCAGCGCCTCCCAGGAGTGTCAGGGAAGCTCCTGGGAGTGGATTTGGACCTGGCCTCTGGCTGCCTCACCTTCTACAGCCTGGACCCTGAAACACAGCCCCTGTATACCTTCCATGCCGTCTTCACCCGCCCTCTCTACCCTGTCTTCTGGCTCTTGGAGGGTCGGACCCTAACCTTGTGCCATCGGCCCGAGGCCAAGCtccctccagggctccaggaaGACGCCTCAGGGCTCAGCTGA
- the TRIM65 gene encoding E3 ubiquitin-protein ligase TRIM65 isoform X1: protein MDAQEVEDKLTCAICLEVYRDPATLPCGHNFCGACIRDWGRSEKACPECREPFPDGAPLRRNMALSGVIEVLRAAPGPGPAPDPRPPAPAARCPRHGRPLELFCRTEGRCVCSACTVRECRLHERALLDAERREREAQLRAMLEVTQQQTTQAESQLQELQQRSSQIQRSACTLASVVSGKFSCLLQALEMRRAVALKDIEVAKTQALTQALDEEQRLQGRLEALACRDRRIRDLLEQLDDRTFLQESQLLAPLGPPGPLTPPQWDEDQQLGGLKELLSQLSGLLLDKGGHPRVLAEAADLGHVEAAGPLATVPSPVCPLRRKLWQNYRNLTFDPDSANHYLHLSRQDQQVKHHRKPRGPAGPDSFQLWQVQCAQSFQAGRHYWEVRTSNHSVTLGVTYPELMRRKLGPQTDNIGRGSSSWGLCIQEDGAQAWHNGEAQRLPGVSGKLLGVDLDLASGCLTFYSLDPETQPLYTFHAVFTRPLYPVFWLLEGRTLTLCHRPEAKLPPGLQEDASGLS from the exons ATGGACGCGCAGGAGGTGGAGGACAAGCTGACCTGCGCCATCTGCCTGGAGGTCTACCGGGACCCGGCGACGCTGCCCTGCGGCCACAACTTCTGCGGGGCCTGCATCCGGGACTGGGGCCGCAGCGAGAAGGCGTGCCCCGAGTGCCGGGAGCCCTTCCCGGACGGCGCGCCGCTGCGCCGCAACATGGCGCTGAGCGGCGTGATCGAGGTGCTGCGCGCCGCGCCCGGCCCGGGCCCGGCCCCCgacccccggcccccggcccccgcggCGCGCTGCCCCCGGCACGGGCGGCCGCTCGAGCTCTTCTGCCGCACCGAGGGCCGCTGCGTGTGCAGCGCGTGCACCGTGCGCGAGTGTCGCCTCCACGAGCGGGCACTGCTGGACGCCGAGCGCCGGGAGCGCGAG GCCCAGTTGAGAGCCATGCTGGAGGTCACCCAGCAGCAGACCACCCAGGCTGAGAGCCAGCTACAGGAGCTGCAGCAACGAAGCAGCCAGATCCAG AGATCGGCCTGCACACTAGCCTCTGTGGTCTCTGGCAAGTTCAGCTGCCTGCTGCAAGCCCTGGAGATGCGGCGGGCTGTGGCACTGAAGGACATCGAGGTGGCCAAGACACAGGCACTGACGCAGGCCCTGGATGAGGAGCAGCGACTGCAGGGCCGCCTGGAGGCCCTGGCTTGCCGTGACCGCAGGATCCGGGACCTCCTGGAGCAGTTGGATGACAGGACCTTCCTCCAG GAATCTCAGCTCCTGGCACCTCTGGGGCCTCCCGGGCCACTGACTCCTCCGCAGTGGGACGAAGATCAGCAGTTGGGTGGTCTGAAGGAGTTGCTCAGCCAGTTGAGTGGCCTCCTCCTGGACAAGGGAGGCCACCCCCGGGTGCTCGCTGAGGCTGCTGACTTGGGCCACGTGG AGGCCGCAGGCCCCCTGGCAACAGTCCCGAGCCCGGTGTGCCCACTGAGGAGGAAACTCTGGCAGA ATTATCGCAATCTGACCTTCGACCCAGACAGCGCCAACCACTACCTCCACCTGTCTCGGCAGGACCAGCAGGTGAAGCACCATCGAAAGCCCCGGGGCCCAGCTGGGCCAGACAGCTTCCAGCTCTGGCAGGTGCAGTGTGCCCAGAGCTTCCAGGCTGGGCGGCACTACTGGGAGGTGCGCACATCTAACCACTCAGTAACCCTGGGTGTCACCTACCCAGAACTGATGCGACGCAAGCTGGGGCCCCAAACAGACAACATCGGCCGAGGGTCCAGCTCCTGGGGGCTGTGCATTCAGGAGGATGGTGCCCAGGCCTGGCACAATGGGGAGGCCCAGCGCCTCCCAGGAGTGTCAGGGAAGCTCCTGGGAGTGGATTTGGACCTGGCCTCTGGCTGCCTCACCTTCTACAGCCTGGACCCTGAAACACAGCCCCTGTATACCTTCCATGCCGTCTTCACCCGCCCTCTCTACCCTGTCTTCTGGCTCTTGGAGGGTCGGACCCTAACCTTGTGCCATCGGCCCGAGGCCAAGCtccctccagggctccaggaaGACGCCTCAGGGCTCAGCTGA
- the TRIM47 gene encoding E3 ubiquitin-protein ligase TRIM47, with amino-acid sequence MDGSGPFSCPICLEPLREPVTLPCGHNFCLTCLGALWPHRGAGGAGGPGGAARCPLCQEPFPDGLQLRKNHTLSELLQLRQGGGPGPARAPAPEPAAPSAPPSTPEPSAPCAPEPWPTGEEPVRCDACPEGAALPAALSCLSCLASFCPAHLGPHERSPALRGHRLVPPLRRLEESLCPRHLRPLERYCRVERVCLCEACAAQEHRGHELVPLEQERALQEAEQPKVLSAVEDRMDELGAGIAQSRRTVALIKSAAAAERERASRLFAEAAATLQGFQTEVLGFIEEGEATMLGRSQGELRRQEEQRSRLSQARHKLSQVPEADSVSFLQELLALRLALEEGCGPGPGPPKELSFTKSSQAVRAVRDVLTAACSSQWEQLRGLGSDEDGLQKLGAEDAGSQDPDSTDPLESEAPRDYFLKFAYIVDLDSDTADKFLQLFGTKGVKRVLCPINYPESPTRFTHCEQVLGEGALDRGTYYWEVEIIEGWVSVGVMAEDFSPQEPYDRGRLGRNAHSCCLQWNGRSFSVWFHGLETPLPHPFSPTVGICLEYADRALAFYAVRDGKMSLLRRLKASRARRSGTPASPIDPFQSRLDSHFAGLFTRRLKPAFFLESVDAHLQIGPLKKSCISVLKRR; translated from the exons ATGGACGGCAGCGGACCCTTCAGCTGCCCCATCTGCCTGGAGCCACTCCGGGAGCCGGTGACGCTGCCCTGCGGCCACAACTTCTGCCTCACCTGCCTGGGCGCGCTCTGGCCGCACCGCGGCGCGGGTGGCGCCGGCGGGCCCGGAGGCGCGGCCCGCTGCCCGCTGTGCCAGGAGCCCTTCCCCGACGGCCTGCAGCTCCGCAAGAACCACACGCTGTCCGAGCTGCTGCAGCTCCGCCAGGGCGGGGGCCCCGGCCCGGCGCGGGCCCCGGCCCCCGAGCCCGCGGCGCCCAGCGCCCCGCCCAGCACCCCGGAGCCGTCGGCTCCCTGCGCGCCCGAGCCGTGGCCGACGGGCGAAGAGCCGGTGCGCTGCGACGCGTGCCCCGAGGGCGCCGCCCTCCCCGCCGCgctctcctgcctctcctgcctCGCCTCCTTCTGCCCCGCGCACCTGGGCCCGCACGAGCGCAGCCCCGCGCTGCGCGGACACCGCCTGGTACCGCCGCTGCGCCGGCTGGAGGAGAGCCTGTGCCCGCGCCACCTGCGGCCGCTGGAGCGCTACTGCCGCGTGGAGCGCGTATGCCTGTGCGAGGCCTGCGCCGCCCAGGAGCACCGGGGCCACGAGCTCGTGCCGCTGGAGCAGGAGCGCGCGCTCCAAGAG GCGGAGCAGCCCAAAGTCCTGAGCGCTGTGGAGGACCGCATGGACGAGCTGGGCGCTGGCATTGCACAGTCTCGGCGCACGGTGGCCCTCATCAAG AGCGCAGCCGCGGCAGAGCGGGAGAGGGCGAGCCGGCTGTTTGCTGAGGCTGCAGCCACCTTGCAAGGGTTCCAGACAGAGGTGCTCGGCTTCATCGAGGAGGGGGAGGCCACCATGCTGGGCCGTTCCCAGGGCGAACTTCGGCGGCAGGAGGAACAGCGCAGCAGGCTAAGCCAGGCCCGCCACAAGCTCAGTCAGGTCCCTGAAGCCGACTCGGTCAGCTTCCTGCAG GAGCTCCTGGCGCTCAGGCTGGCCCTGGAGGAAGGGTGTGGCCCTGGGCCTGGTCCCCCAAAGGAGCTCAGCTTCACCAAGTCATCCCAAGCTGTGCGGGCGGTGAGGGACGTGCTGACTGCGGCCTGCAGCAGCCAGTGGGAGCAGCTGCGGGGGCTGGGCAGTGACGAGGACGGACTGCAGAAGCTGGGCGCTGAAG ACGCCGGGTCCCAGGACCCTGACAGCACCGACCCCCTGGAGAGTGAGGCTCCCCGGGACTACTTCCTCAAGT TTGCCTACATCGTGGACCTGGACAGCGACACGGCAGACAAGTTCCTGCAGCTGTTTGGGACCAAAGGTGTAAAGAGGGTGCTGTGTCCCATCAACTACCCCGAGTCGCCCACCCGCTTCACCCACTGCGAGCAGGTGCTGGGCGAGGGCGCCCTGGACCGGGGTACATACTACTGGGAAGTGGAGATCATTGAGGGATGGGTCAGCGTGGGGGTCATGGCCGAAGACTTCTCCCCACAAGAGCCCTACGACCGGGGCCGGCTGGGCCGCAATGCCCACTCCTGCTGCCTGCAGTGGAATGGACGCAGCTTCTCTGTCTGGTTCCACGGGCTGGAGacgcccctgccccaccccttctCGCCCACGGTCGGGATCTGCCTGGAATACGCCGACCGAGCCCTGGCCTTCTATGCCGTGCGGGACGGCAAGATGAGCCTTCTGCGGAGGCTGAAGGCCTCCCGGGCCCGCCGGAGTGGCACCCCGGCCTCCCCCATTGACCCCTTCCAGAGCCGCCTGGACAGCCACTTTGCGGGGCTCTTCACGCGCAGGCTCAAGCCTGCCTTCTTCCTAGAAAGTGTGGACGCCCACCTGCAGATTGGGCCCCTCAAGAAGTCCTGCATCTCCGTGCTGAAGAGGAGGTGA